A single window of Zea mays cultivar B73 chromosome 10, Zm-B73-REFERENCE-NAM-5.0, whole genome shotgun sequence DNA harbors:
- the LOC100501926 gene encoding Protein Brevis radix-like 2 has protein sequence MQCCLQLKDMVLKFSGSSKQCRGTPGAQSFRSSGGGRYLRPYPSFIDVTGFAPANKVLGNALAGAGAAGGAARTASSDTLDLTRSNRKTPQSSGWIPSTEAAAAGDDVREWTAQVEPGVQITFGTIPSGGNDLKRIRFSREMFNKWEAQRWWGENYDRIVELYNVVTFSGRQQGCSTPASSVDDSALRDSSYSRVGSASRGSPITVPPPPVASKERLARSASFRATAAGSSSAPYAAAHSARAAYFPSAAVPDPSDHVWAHHFNMLNSAAAGTSAMGGGGPSPYDPSSVATASSRDEASVSLSNASDLEATEWVEEDEPGVCLTIRELGDGTRELRRIRFSRERFGEERAKVWWEQNRERIQAEYL, from the exons ATGCAATGTTGTCTGCAGCTCAAGGACATGGTGCTCAAGTTCTCCGGCTCCAGCAAGCAGTGCAGAGGGACGCCCGGGGCCCAGTCGTTCAGGAGCAGCGGCGGGGGCAGGTACCTCCGCCCCTACCCCAGCTTCATCGACGTCACCGGCTTCGCGCCGGCGAACAAGGTTCTCGGCAACGCATTGGCAGGTGCAGGCGCCGCCGGTGGTGCGGCGCGAACCGCGTCGTCGGATACGTTGGACCTGACCAGGAGCAACCGCAAAACCCCCCAGAGTAGCGGATGGATTCCGAGCAccgaggcggcggcggccggggaCGATGTCAGGGAGTGGACGGCGCAGGTGGAGCCTGGCGTCCAGATCACCTTCGGCACCATCCCGAGCGGCGGCAACGACCTCAAGCGTATCCGCTTCAG TCGGGAGATGTTCAACAAGTGGGAGGCGCAGCGGTGGTGGGGCGAGAACTACGACCGCATCGTGGAGCTGTACAACGTGGTGACGTTCAGCGGCCGGCAGCAAGGGTGCTCCACTCCGGCGTCCTCCGTCGACGACTCCGCGCTG AGGGACTCGTCCTACTCCCGTGTCGGCTCGGCGAGCAGGGGCAGCCCGATCACAGTGCCGCCGCCACCGGTGGCAAGCAAAGAACGGCTCGCCCGGAGCGCGTCGTTCAGGGCAACGGCGGCAGGGTCCTCCTCGGCACCGTACGCGGCCGCGCATTCCGCCAGGGCGGCATACTTCCCGTCCGCGGCCGTGCCCGACCCGTCGGACCACGTGTGGGCGCACCACTTCAACATGCTCAACTCTGCGGCGGCCGGCACGTCCGCGATGGGCGGCGGGGGCCCGTCGCCGTACGACCCGTCGTCGGTTGCCACCGCGTCGTCCCGGGACGAGGCTTCCGTGTCCCTCAGCAACGCGAGCGACCTGGAGGCCACGGAGTGGGTCGAGGAGGACGAGCCAGGCGTGTGCCTCACCATCCGCGAGCTCGGCGACGGCACCCGCGAGCTCCGCCGCATCCGGTTCAG CCGGGAGAGGTTCGGCGAGGAGAGGGCGAAGGTGTGGTGGGAGCAGAACAGAGAGAGAATACAAGCGGAGTATCTGTAG
- the LOC100501926 gene encoding protein Brevis radix-like 2 isoform X1, with translation MLACIACSSKEGGEDGSRAAATTPHGKEAVKSLTSQLKDMVLKFSGSSKQCRGTPGAQSFRSSGGGRYLRPYPSFIDVTGFAPANKVLGNALAGAGAAGGAARTASSDTLDLTRSNRKTPQSSGWIPSTEAAAAGDDVREWTAQVEPGVQITFGTIPSGGNDLKRIRFSREMFNKWEAQRWWGENYDRIVELYNVVTFSGRQQGCSTPASSVDDSALRDSSYSRVGSASRGSPITVPPPPVASKERLARSASFRATAAGSSSAPYAAAHSARAAYFPSAAVPDPSDHVWAHHFNMLNSAAAGTSAMGGGGPSPYDPSSVATASSRDEASVSLSNASDLEATEWVEEDEPGVCLTIRELGDGTRELRRIRFSRERFGEERAKVWWEQNRERIQAEYL, from the exons CTCAAGGACATGGTGCTCAAGTTCTCCGGCTCCAGCAAGCAGTGCAGAGGGACGCCCGGGGCCCAGTCGTTCAGGAGCAGCGGCGGGGGCAGGTACCTCCGCCCCTACCCCAGCTTCATCGACGTCACCGGCTTCGCGCCGGCGAACAAGGTTCTCGGCAACGCATTGGCAGGTGCAGGCGCCGCCGGTGGTGCGGCGCGAACCGCGTCGTCGGATACGTTGGACCTGACCAGGAGCAACCGCAAAACCCCCCAGAGTAGCGGATGGATTCCGAGCAccgaggcggcggcggccggggaCGATGTCAGGGAGTGGACGGCGCAGGTGGAGCCTGGCGTCCAGATCACCTTCGGCACCATCCCGAGCGGCGGCAACGACCTCAAGCGTATCCGCTTCAG TCGGGAGATGTTCAACAAGTGGGAGGCGCAGCGGTGGTGGGGCGAGAACTACGACCGCATCGTGGAGCTGTACAACGTGGTGACGTTCAGCGGCCGGCAGCAAGGGTGCTCCACTCCGGCGTCCTCCGTCGACGACTCCGCGCTG AGGGACTCGTCCTACTCCCGTGTCGGCTCGGCGAGCAGGGGCAGCCCGATCACAGTGCCGCCGCCACCGGTGGCAAGCAAAGAACGGCTCGCCCGGAGCGCGTCGTTCAGGGCAACGGCGGCAGGGTCCTCCTCGGCACCGTACGCGGCCGCGCATTCCGCCAGGGCGGCATACTTCCCGTCCGCGGCCGTGCCCGACCCGTCGGACCACGTGTGGGCGCACCACTTCAACATGCTCAACTCTGCGGCGGCCGGCACGTCCGCGATGGGCGGCGGGGGCCCGTCGCCGTACGACCCGTCGTCGGTTGCCACCGCGTCGTCCCGGGACGAGGCTTCCGTGTCCCTCAGCAACGCGAGCGACCTGGAGGCCACGGAGTGGGTCGAGGAGGACGAGCCAGGCGTGTGCCTCACCATCCGCGAGCTCGGCGACGGCACCCGCGAGCTCCGCCGCATCCGGTTCAG CCGGGAGAGGTTCGGCGAGGAGAGGGCGAAGGTGTGGTGGGAGCAGAACAGAGAGAGAATACAAGCGGAGTATCTGTAG